A stretch of DNA from Arachis hypogaea cultivar Tifrunner chromosome 19, arahy.Tifrunner.gnm2.J5K5, whole genome shotgun sequence:
ctttgattttggatctTGAAATATTAATTAGTAGAGGGGCTTTGGAAGTCCAGATATTAGGGGATTCTCAGTTGGTTTTGAAGCAGTTATCAAAGGAGTTTAAATGCAATAATGAGAAGTTGCAAAAGTATTTAACAACTGCTTGGGAGTTGTTAACCTCATTTCGAAAAGTTTCTTTAGTTCACATCCGAAGGATTCATAATGAAATTGCTAATGAATTAGCCCAAATTGCTTTGAGATATAGAATCGGTCCAGAAACTCTTAAAAAATTGGCTAGTATCCATCAAATATTGGTGCCTACAAATGAAAGAGAGGCTTTATGCATAGATGAATGGGAAGATAATGATTGGAGAAAGCCTATTGTTGAGTATTTAAGGAATCCCAGTATCCCAGTCGATAGAAAGATAAAATTGCAGGCGATGAATTTTGTCTTAATGGCTGATGAATTGTATAAAAAAGGAATCGATGGAAGTTTGTCGAGATGTTTAAGCCAAGATGATCAAAATATTGCTTTGGCGAAGTTCATAAAGGGATATGTGGGGCCCATCAGGCTGGGAAAAAGATGAAATGCGTGTTATATCGCAATCATGTGTATTGGCCAACTATGATCAAAGATTGTATTGAATATGCAAAGGCATGTCAGGAATGTCAAAAGCATGGTTCGATACAACAG
This window harbors:
- the LOC140182334 gene encoding uncharacterized protein yields the protein MAEYEALILDLEILISRGALEVQILGDSQLVLKQLSKEFKCNNEKLQKYLTTAWELLTSFRKVSLVHIRRIHNEIANELAQIALRYRIGPETLKKLASIHQILVPTNEREALCIDEWEDNDWRKPIVEYLRNPSIPVDRKIKLQAMNFVLMADELYKKGIDGSLSRCLSQDDQNIALAKFIKGYVGPIRLGKR